AAGTTGAAAAGTTCGAAATGCTTTTTGATCGTTTTTACGGCAAAGGGCATGTATGGGTGAAACGCATCAATGGATTGGTTCGCGTGGGGATTGATGATTTTACCCGTCAACTCATCAGTCGGATTACCGATATTAAGATTCCTCCCGCCGATACAACCGTCAAAGCGCAAGATCCGCTCTGGCTGATATCGGCTAATGCGAGAACCCTGCACATGTATGCGCCTTTAGGTGGAAAAGTTGTAGATATCAATCCGGGCATTCTCGAAAACCCGTCGCTTATCAGCATGGATCCTTACGGGAGGGGCTGGATACTCACAATAGAACCAGATGATATTCTCCAGGCTTCCAGGCAACTTCTTTCGGGGAGATCGGCAAAGGAATGGCTGAAACTTGATTCTCACAAGCTTTATGATATGATTCAAAAAGAGACGAATTTGGACTGGGCAACGGATAAACCCATCCCTGATGATCTTACCGGAATGCTCACAAAGGATACCTGGGCCAAAATCGACAAGGCCTTCTTTTTGCAAAAATAAGTTTTAAAGATAACCGATGAGGGGTTTCGATTCAAATCAACAACACATTTTCAGTTTAGCTCTATAATTGCGTGTGCCGAAAGGTCATCCGCTGCCGGCTGTGCATCAATGTCTGCAAGGAGATTGTCGGGGCAAATGCCCTTGAAATGGTAAAAAGAAATGGACAATATTTCGTTGCGCCCATTGAAGGACGCTGTATCGGCGGGGCCACCTGCGCCAACATCTGCCCAACCCATGTCATTAAGGTCGAAGACCGGGACAACGTCCGCACCATCTCCATCCGGGGAGAGATTATCGGCAGGCATCCCCTGGAACGCTGTGAAGGCTGCGGCAGGTATTTTGAAACTCCCGGATTCCTGAAACATATGGAAAACCACATGACCCCGCACCCGGTCCTCAAAACCCACCACCGCTACTGTCCGGCCTGCGCCAAGATTTATTCGGACCGCATCCTGTCATTTCGAACATTAAAATAACTTCGGTGATGTCGTATTCGTCAAAATGGATTTTAACGAACTTCCTTGAGAAAATCCCCCCGTTGGGTTTGTCCGATAACTCCCTCTCCCTTTTTGGGAGAGGGTCGGGGTGAGGGTGTAACTGTCTGAACTTATTACCCCCTCACCTAACCTCTCCCCACAAGGGGGAGAGGAATTATAGGTTATCGGACAGCCTCCGTTCCCCCCTTTTTTAAAAGGGGGCCTGCGGCGAGCTCAGCCGGGCGGCGCAGGGGGGATTTTACAAAAGGGTGAACTTTTTTATTGACAGAATCTTAATATTATTTTATTGACCAAACTAAAATCACATTTTAATTTGGTCAATAAACATGTATGTCCCAAGAGATCTCACAAAAATATATCAATCAACCATTAAACAATTTCCCGCAGTCCTGATAACCGGACCACGGCAATCAGGAAAATCGACCTTCCTGAAGTACATATCCAGGGACACCCCCTATATAACCTTTGATGACCCTTTAAACCGGGAATTTGCCCTGCAGGACCCCAACGGATTTTTAGATCAGTTCGGAGGAAACAGCGTTATCCTTGATGAAATCCAGTATGTCCCGGAGATCCTCCAGTACATCAAGATCAGAATAGATAACGACCGCAGACCCGGCATTTGGATAATGACCGGCTCACAGCAGTTTCCGTTAATGAAAGGCATCAGCGAGACACTTGCAGGGAGGATAGCAATACTGGAACTGATGCCTTTCAGCATCAGGGAGATCAAGGCTTCAAGGGAAACACTTGAGCATAATTTATGGACAGGGCAATATCCTGAACCGGCATGTTACCCTGACAAGCGCGAAATATGGGTTAAGTCTTATATTCAGACATATGTTGAAAGGGATGTGCGCAGGCTCGCTGATATAAGCGATTCCAGGTCATTTGAAATGTTCATCAATCTATGCGCGACATATCATTCCCAAGAATTCCATCCTGCCACCCTGGCAAGGGATTGCGGCGTCAGCCAGCCGACTATTAAATCATGGGGCAAGATACTTGAGAGAAGCTATATTTTATTAATGCTTCCGCCGTTCTTTAAAAACTACGGCAAACGACTGATCAAAACACCCAAACTTTATTTTCTGGATCCTGCAATCGTCTGCTTTCTAACCAGGCAGCCGTCAAGGGAATCCGCGCCCAGAGGAAGC
The Desulfobacterales bacterium DNA segment above includes these coding regions:
- a CDS encoding ATP-binding protein, which produces MYVPRDLTKIYQSTIKQFPAVLITGPRQSGKSTFLKYISRDTPYITFDDPLNREFALQDPNGFLDQFGGNSVILDEIQYVPEILQYIKIRIDNDRRPGIWIMTGSQQFPLMKGISETLAGRIAILELMPFSIREIKASRETLEHNLWTGQYPEPACYPDKREIWVKSYIQTYVERDVRRLADISDSRSFEMFINLCATYHSQEFHPATLARDCGVSQPTIKSWGKILERSYILLMLPPFFKNYGKRLIKTPKLYFLDPAIVCFLTRQPSRESAPRGSMGGALFEGLVISDVWKTFLNCGKTPSAFFWRAQGGLEVDLIIQSDGKFWPIEIKLTATPAGNHLKNINRFKELAGDEAGDIGLLVCNVDKKINLPGNNLALPWFLFSTWLGKLIGA